A region of Streptomyces cinnamoneus DNA encodes the following proteins:
- a CDS encoding DUF5999 family protein: protein MCQHQPMCPSAESADREAAHLVATYPEQGWSLLCNGVLCFEDTGELLPDGQIIAPHRALGTDHVVTAA from the coding sequence ATGTGCCAGCACCAGCCCATGTGCCCGTCAGCCGAATCCGCCGACCGGGAGGCCGCCCATCTGGTGGCCACCTACCCGGAGCAGGGGTGGAGCCTGCTGTGCAACGGCGTCCTCTGCTTCGAGGACACCGGTGAGCTGCTGCCGGACGGGCAGATCATCGCCCCGCACCGGGCGCTCGGCACCGACCACGTGGTGACGGCTGCCTAG
- a CDS encoding DNA polymerase IV, with product MRGAPTILHLDMDAFYASAEQAAKPSLRGKPVVVGGIGPRGVVATASYEARVFGVHSAMATAQARRLCPNAAYLTPRFSLYRQVSDAVMGLLGELSPLVEPLSLDEAFVDLEAGGVEPSTEAARAVGERLRRDIRTATGLTGSVGLAGSKMLAKIASEQAKPDGLVVIEPGTELEVLGPMPARAIPGVGPATAETLRRAGILTVADTAEAGEDELVRLLGRAHGAGLYALATGRDDRPVVAERDAKSVSVEDTFEEDLTDRLRVQLELARLADRCVRRLREAGRSGRTVVIKVRRYDFSTLTRSETLRGPTDDPTVVREAAARLLDGVDTTAGVRLLGVGVSGLADYTQEDLFAQAASEATQAAEAAGPKESEEPAEGTDTAPRPRRWLPGLDVRHAEHGTGWVQGSGVGRVTVRFEQPWSPPGRVRTFAVDDPALEPGEPLPLVRPPAGPGRERSGEAQPGEPGEPGPAPEPAPGADPVPSPEGSPSPDPVDPGRRRP from the coding sequence GTGAGAGGTGCGCCGACGATCCTGCATCTGGACATGGACGCTTTCTACGCTTCGGCGGAGCAGGCGGCCAAGCCCAGCCTGCGCGGAAAGCCCGTGGTGGTCGGCGGGATCGGCCCGCGCGGCGTGGTCGCGACCGCGTCGTACGAGGCGCGCGTCTTCGGCGTCCACTCGGCCATGGCCACGGCCCAGGCCCGCCGGCTGTGTCCCAACGCGGCTTACCTCACCCCGCGGTTCAGCCTCTACCGGCAGGTGAGCGACGCCGTCATGGGGCTGCTGGGCGAGCTGTCCCCGCTGGTCGAGCCGCTGAGCCTCGACGAGGCGTTCGTGGACCTCGAAGCCGGGGGCGTGGAGCCGTCGACGGAGGCCGCGCGGGCGGTGGGGGAGCGGCTGCGGCGCGACATCCGCACGGCCACCGGACTCACCGGATCCGTGGGACTGGCCGGATCCAAGATGCTCGCGAAGATCGCCTCCGAGCAGGCCAAGCCCGACGGGCTCGTGGTCATCGAGCCGGGCACCGAGCTGGAGGTCCTCGGCCCGATGCCCGCGCGGGCCATCCCGGGAGTCGGCCCCGCGACCGCTGAAACGTTGCGGCGGGCCGGCATCCTCACCGTCGCCGACACGGCGGAGGCGGGGGAGGACGAGCTGGTCCGACTGCTCGGCAGGGCCCACGGCGCCGGCCTCTACGCCCTGGCCACCGGGCGGGACGACCGTCCCGTCGTCGCCGAGCGCGACGCCAAGTCCGTGTCCGTGGAGGACACCTTCGAGGAGGACCTCACCGACCGGCTGCGGGTGCAGCTGGAACTCGCCCGCCTCGCCGACCGGTGCGTGCGGCGGCTGCGCGAGGCCGGCCGTTCCGGGCGCACGGTCGTCATCAAGGTGCGGCGCTACGACTTCTCGACGCTGACCCGCTCGGAGACGCTGCGCGGCCCGACCGACGACCCCACGGTGGTGCGCGAGGCCGCCGCCCGGCTGCTCGACGGGGTGGACACCACGGCGGGCGTGCGGCTGCTGGGCGTCGGCGTCTCGGGGCTCGCCGACTACACCCAGGAGGACCTGTTCGCCCAGGCCGCGAGCGAGGCGACACAGGCGGCGGAGGCCGCCGGGCCGAAGGAGAGCGAAGAGCCGGCCGAGGGGACCGACACGGCCCCGCGGCCGCGGCGCTGGCTGCCGGGCCTGGACGTGCGGCACGCCGAGCACGGCACGGGGTGGGTCCAGGGCAGCGGCGTCGGCAGGGTCACCGTCCGCTTCGAACAGCCCTGGTCGCCGCCGGGGCGGGTGCGGACCTTCGCCGTCGACGACCCGGCGCTGGAGCCGGGCGAGCCGCTTCCGCTGGTGCGGCCGCCCGCCGGGCCCGGGCGGGAGCGGTCCGGGGAGGCTCAGCCCGGGGAGCCCGGGGAGCCCGGGCCCGCGCCGGAGCCGGCCCCGGGAGCGGACCCCGTGCCCTCGCCGGAGGGCTCGCCGTCCCCGGATCCGGTGGACCCCGGCAGACGAAGACCGTAG
- a CDS encoding MerR family transcriptional regulator has product MRSTGDGTAVGGPYPLHGGTVEPVPRYSATAAVATQRGRDAGDSSGSDGSRGPDGIGYRGPTACAAAGITYRQLDYWARTGLVEPSVRPAYGSGSQRLYSFRDVVVLKIVKRLLDTGVSLQNIRTAVQHLRTRGMDDLDRMTLMSDGATVYECTSPDEVVDLLQGGQGVFGIAVGVVWRDVESALAQLHGERVDTGETLIGHNPADELARRRNRAV; this is encoded by the coding sequence GTGAGAAGCACGGGCGACGGTACGGCGGTCGGCGGTCCGTATCCGCTGCATGGGGGAACGGTCGAACCAGTGCCCCGCTATTCCGCCACTGCGGCGGTGGCGACTCAGCGGGGGCGGGACGCCGGGGATTCCAGCGGTTCCGACGGATCCCGAGGTCCGGACGGCATCGGCTATCGGGGGCCGACGGCATGCGCCGCGGCGGGCATCACCTACCGGCAGCTCGACTACTGGGCGCGTACCGGGCTCGTGGAGCCCAGTGTGCGGCCGGCGTACGGCTCCGGCAGCCAGCGGCTCTACAGCTTCCGGGACGTGGTCGTCCTCAAGATCGTGAAGCGGCTGCTGGACACAGGGGTCTCCCTCCAGAACATCCGCACCGCCGTGCAGCACCTGCGCACGCGCGGCATGGACGATCTGGACCGGATGACGCTGATGAGCGACGGCGCGACGGTGTACGAGTGCACCTCGCCCGACGAGGTCGTCGATCTGCTCCAGGGCGGTCAGGGCGTCTTCGGCATCGCCGTGGGCGTCGTCTGGCGCGACGTGGAGAGCGCGCTGGCGCAGCTGCACGGCGAGCGGGTGGACACCGGCGAGACGCTCATCGGCCACAACCCCGCGGACGAGCTGGCACGCCGCCGCAACCGGGCGGTCTGA
- a CDS encoding small basic family protein yields the protein MIAVLGLIVGVVVGLVVRPVVPTAVEPYLPIAVVAALDAVFGGLRAMLDGIFDDKVFVVSFLSNVVVAALIVFLGDKLGVGAQLSTGVVVVLGIRIFSNAAAIRRHIFRA from the coding sequence GTGATCGCCGTATTGGGCCTCATCGTGGGAGTCGTGGTCGGACTGGTCGTCCGCCCCGTGGTGCCGACGGCGGTCGAGCCCTACCTGCCCATCGCCGTGGTGGCGGCGCTGGATGCGGTGTTCGGCGGTCTGCGGGCGATGCTGGACGGGATCTTCGACGACAAGGTGTTCGTCGTCTCCTTCCTGTCCAACGTGGTCGTGGCCGCCCTGATCGTCTTCCTCGGCGACAAGCTCGGGGTCGGCGCGCAGCTGTCCACCGGTGTGGTCGTCGTCCTCGGCATCCGCATCTTCTCCAACGCGGCCGCCATCCGGCGGCACATCTTCCGGGCGTGA
- a CDS encoding MerR family transcriptional regulator: MLRTPSGGAGAPGAAGAEGRLVSIGTVLNLLREEFPEVTISKIRFLEAEGLVEPQRTPSGYRKFSTEDVERLGYVLRMQRDHYLPLKVIREHLDALARGERIQLPAPAQHRDALDPCEGPEGPEGAPPDALGPEAPRATRIGRAELLATAGATEGELAEWESYGLLSAHPDGGFDVDSVTIAKLVADLGRFGLEPRHLRAMKAAADRDAGLVEQVIAPLRRHRNPQTRAHAEATARELATLSVRLHAALVRAALHPRRP; the protein is encoded by the coding sequence ATGCTTCGAACACCGTCGGGCGGTGCCGGTGCTCCCGGTGCCGCCGGTGCGGAAGGCCGGCTGGTGAGCATCGGCACGGTGCTCAACCTGCTGCGTGAGGAGTTTCCCGAGGTCACCATCTCCAAGATCCGGTTCCTGGAGGCGGAGGGCCTGGTCGAACCCCAGCGCACACCCTCCGGCTACCGCAAGTTCAGCACGGAGGACGTGGAGCGGCTGGGGTACGTGCTGCGGATGCAGCGCGACCACTACCTCCCGCTCAAGGTCATCCGGGAGCACCTGGACGCCCTGGCCCGGGGCGAGAGGATCCAGCTGCCGGCCCCGGCTCAGCACCGCGACGCGCTGGACCCCTGTGAGGGTCCTGAGGGGCCGGAGGGCGCCCCACCCGACGCTCTGGGCCCCGAGGCCCCCAGGGCCACCCGTATCGGCCGTGCGGAGCTGCTGGCGACGGCGGGGGCCACCGAGGGCGAGCTGGCCGAGTGGGAGTCCTACGGGCTGCTCAGCGCCCACCCGGACGGCGGATTCGACGTCGATTCCGTGACGATCGCCAAGCTGGTCGCCGACCTTGGCCGTTTTGGCCTGGAACCCCGCCATCTGAGGGCCATGAAGGCCGCGGCCGACCGGGACGCCGGCCTGGTCGAACAGGTGATCGCGCCTCTGCGGAGGCACCGCAATCCGCAGACCAGGGCCCACGCCGAGGCCACGGCCCGGGAGCTGGCCACCCTGTCCGTACGGCTGCACGCGGCCCTCGTACGGGCCGCCCTGCACCCCCGCCGGCCGTGA
- a CDS encoding DUF881 domain-containing protein: MSTDDTPENPGGADGPEEPGKKPEGPKRPGPADKGPAEGADRPGEPEPAPESRREAPEPEPGPEPQGEPSPAPGPRPEGAPGPVPPAGETPAPEPLTGRQRLKKGLWPPRLTRAQLTVAVLLCVLGLGLAIQVRSTSDNSALRGARQEDLVRILDELDNRTKRLEDEKRRLENQRTELESSSNQAAEARKQTAQKEEQLGVLAGTVAAQGPGIELTVSDPKGAVEADKLLDAIQELRAAGAEAIQINDVRVVADTYLSGSAGKVEIDGKKVSQPYKFKVIGKPQDLEPALNIPGGVVQTLEKGQAGVSVSRSEKIVVDALRPAKRPDYARSSSQ, translated from the coding sequence ATGAGCACAGACGACACCCCCGAGAACCCCGGTGGCGCCGACGGGCCCGAGGAGCCGGGGAAGAAGCCCGAGGGTCCCAAGCGGCCCGGGCCCGCCGACAAGGGGCCGGCGGAGGGAGCCGACCGCCCCGGCGAGCCGGAGCCCGCACCGGAGTCCCGGCGTGAAGCCCCGGAGCCCGAGCCCGGCCCCGAGCCGCAGGGCGAGCCGTCGCCCGCACCCGGGCCCCGGCCCGAGGGCGCGCCCGGGCCCGTACCGCCCGCCGGGGAGACTCCCGCGCCCGAGCCGTTGACGGGACGTCAACGGCTGAAGAAGGGGCTGTGGCCCCCCAGGCTGACGAGGGCCCAGCTCACCGTGGCCGTGCTGCTGTGCGTGCTCGGCCTCGGCCTCGCCATCCAGGTCCGGTCGACCAGCGACAACAGCGCCCTGCGGGGTGCCCGGCAGGAGGATCTCGTACGGATCCTGGACGAGCTGGACAACCGCACCAAGCGGCTTGAGGACGAGAAGCGGCGGCTGGAGAACCAGCGCACGGAGCTGGAGAGCAGCTCCAACCAGGCCGCGGAGGCCCGTAAGCAGACCGCGCAGAAGGAGGAGCAGCTCGGGGTGCTCGCGGGTACCGTGGCGGCTCAGGGGCCGGGCATCGAACTCACGGTGAGCGACCCCAAGGGGGCGGTCGAGGCGGACAAGCTGCTCGACGCGATCCAGGAACTGCGGGCCGCGGGTGCGGAGGCGATCCAGATCAACGACGTCCGGGTGGTCGCCGACACGTACCTCTCGGGCTCCGCGGGCAAGGTGGAGATCGATGGCAAGAAGGTCTCGCAGCCCTATAAGTTCAAGGTCATCGGCAAGCCCCAGGATCTGGAGCCGGCACTGAACATTCCCGGTGGTGTGGTGCAGACTCTGGAGAAGGGTCAGGCCGGAGTCAGTGTCTCCCGGTCTGAGAAGATCGTTGTCGACGCCTTGCGCCCGGCGAAGCGGCCTGACTACGCTCGGTCGTCATCGCAGTGA
- the gcvP gene encoding aminomethyl-transferring glycine dehydrogenase, translating to MTAHRSSLSDLERGTPFEDRHIGPDGEARAKMLAQVGFGSLDDLTAAAVPDVIKSAEALQLPDARTEAEVLAELRALADRNQVLTPMIGLGYHGTFTPPVILRNVMENPAWYTAYTPYQPEISQGRLEALLNFQTVVADLTGLPTSGASLLDEGTAAAEAMALSRRVGKVKDGVFLVDADALPQTVAVIETRAEPTGVEVVVADLSAGIPDEVADRGVFGVLLQYPGASGAVRDLRPVIERAHELGAVVTVAADLLALTLLTPPGELGADIAVGTTQRFGVPMGFGGPHAGYMAVREKFARSLPGRLVGVSVDADGDKAYRLALQTREQHIRREKATSNICTAQVLLAVMAGMYAVYHGPDGLAGIARRTHRYATLLAEGLRAGGVEIVHDAYFDTVTARVPGRAAEVVAAAREDGVNLRLTDADHVGISCDETTTRAHLASVWSAFGVEADVEALDASAADALPEGLLRSDDYLTHPVFHQHRSETAMLRYLRRLADRDYALDRGMIPLGSCTMKLNATTEMEPVTWPEFGALHPFAPADQAEGYLTLITELAERLAEVTGYDEVSLQPNAGSQGELAGLLAVRAYHRANGDEQRTVCLIPSSAHGTNAASAVMAGMKVVVVKTADDGEVDVEDLRAKIEQYRDELSVLMITYPSTHGVFEEHVADICAAVHEAGGQVYVDGANLNALVGVARPGKFGGDVSHLNLHKTFCIPHGGGGPGVGPVAVRAHLAPYLPNHPLQPGAGPATGVGPISAAPWGSAGILPISWAYVRLMGGEGLKRATQVAVLGANYIAKRLEPHYPVLYTGPNGLVAHECIVDLRPLTKATGVSVDDVAKRLIDYGFHAPTMSFPVAGTLMIEPTESEDLAELDRFCEAMIAIRAEIEKVGSGEWDKDDNPLRNAPHTAASVAGAWEHPYTREEAVFPAGVSAADKYWPPVRRVDGAFGDRNLVCSCPPLEEYEG from the coding sequence ATGACAGCCCACCGCAGCTCCCTCTCCGACCTGGAGCGTGGCACGCCCTTCGAGGACCGCCACATAGGACCCGATGGCGAAGCCAGGGCCAAGATGCTCGCCCAGGTCGGCTTCGGCTCGCTCGACGACCTCACCGCCGCCGCCGTGCCGGACGTCATCAAGAGCGCCGAGGCGCTCCAGCTGCCCGACGCCCGCACCGAGGCCGAGGTCCTCGCCGAGCTGCGCGCCCTCGCGGACCGCAACCAGGTCCTCACCCCCATGATCGGGCTCGGCTACCACGGCACGTTCACCCCGCCGGTCATCCTGCGCAACGTCATGGAGAACCCCGCCTGGTACACGGCCTACACGCCGTACCAGCCCGAGATCTCCCAGGGCCGCCTCGAGGCGCTCCTCAACTTCCAGACCGTCGTCGCCGACCTGACCGGGCTGCCCACCTCGGGCGCCTCGCTGCTCGACGAGGGCACCGCCGCGGCCGAGGCCATGGCGCTGTCCCGACGCGTCGGCAAGGTCAAGGACGGGGTCTTCCTCGTCGACGCCGACGCCCTGCCGCAGACCGTCGCCGTCATCGAGACGCGCGCCGAGCCCACCGGCGTCGAGGTCGTCGTCGCCGACCTCTCCGCGGGCATCCCCGACGAGGTCGCGGACCGCGGCGTCTTCGGCGTGCTGCTCCAGTACCCCGGCGCCTCCGGGGCCGTGCGCGACCTGCGCCCGGTCATCGAGCGTGCGCACGAGCTGGGGGCGGTCGTCACCGTCGCCGCCGACCTCCTCGCGCTGACGCTGCTCACCCCGCCCGGCGAGCTGGGCGCGGACATCGCGGTCGGCACCACCCAGCGCTTCGGCGTGCCCATGGGCTTCGGCGGCCCCCACGCCGGCTACATGGCCGTGCGCGAGAAGTTCGCCCGCAGCCTGCCCGGCCGTCTGGTCGGCGTCTCCGTCGACGCCGACGGCGACAAGGCCTACCGCCTGGCCCTGCAGACCCGCGAGCAGCACATCCGCCGCGAGAAGGCCACCAGCAACATCTGTACGGCCCAGGTGCTGCTCGCCGTCATGGCCGGCATGTACGCCGTCTACCACGGCCCCGACGGTCTGGCCGGGATCGCGCGCCGCACCCACCGTTACGCCACCCTGCTCGCCGAGGGCCTGCGCGCGGGCGGTGTCGAGATCGTGCACGACGCCTACTTCGACACCGTCACCGCACGCGTGCCCGGCCGGGCCGCCGAGGTCGTCGCGGCCGCCCGCGAGGACGGCGTCAACCTGCGCCTGACCGACGCCGACCACGTCGGCATCTCCTGCGACGAGACCACCACCCGCGCCCACCTGGCGTCGGTCTGGTCGGCGTTCGGCGTCGAGGCCGACGTCGAGGCGCTCGACGCGTCGGCGGCCGATGCGCTGCCCGAGGGCCTGCTGCGCAGCGACGACTACCTCACCCACCCGGTCTTCCACCAGCACCGCTCCGAGACCGCGATGCTGCGGTACCTCCGGCGCCTCGCCGACCGCGACTACGCCCTCGACCGGGGCATGATCCCGCTCGGCTCCTGCACGATGAAGCTGAACGCCACCACCGAGATGGAGCCGGTCACCTGGCCCGAGTTCGGGGCCCTGCACCCGTTCGCGCCGGCCGACCAGGCCGAGGGCTATCTGACGCTCATCACCGAGCTCGCGGAGCGGCTCGCGGAGGTCACCGGCTACGACGAGGTGTCCTTGCAGCCCAACGCCGGTTCGCAGGGCGAGCTGGCCGGCCTGCTGGCCGTCCGTGCCTACCACCGCGCCAACGGCGACGAGCAGCGCACCGTCTGCCTCATCCCCTCGTCGGCCCACGGCACCAACGCGGCCAGCGCGGTCATGGCCGGCATGAAGGTCGTCGTGGTGAAGACGGCCGACGACGGCGAGGTCGACGTCGAGGACCTGCGCGCCAAGATCGAGCAGTACCGCGACGAGCTGTCCGTGCTGATGATCACCTACCCGTCGACGCACGGCGTCTTCGAGGAGCACGTCGCCGACATCTGCGCGGCGGTGCACGAGGCGGGCGGCCAGGTCTACGTGGACGGCGCCAACCTCAACGCGCTGGTCGGCGTGGCCAGGCCCGGCAAGTTCGGCGGCGACGTCTCGCACCTGAACCTGCACAAGACCTTCTGCATCCCGCACGGCGGCGGCGGCCCCGGCGTCGGTCCGGTCGCCGTCCGCGCGCACCTCGCCCCGTACCTGCCCAACCACCCGCTCCAGCCCGGCGCGGGCCCGGCGACGGGCGTGGGCCCGATCTCGGCCGCGCCCTGGGGCTCCGCGGGCATCCTGCCGATCTCCTGGGCGTACGTCCGGCTGATGGGCGGCGAGGGGCTCAAGCGGGCCACCCAGGTCGCGGTGCTCGGCGCCAACTACATCGCCAAGCGCCTGGAGCCGCACTACCCGGTGCTCTACACCGGCCCCAACGGGCTGGTGGCGCACGAGTGCATCGTGGACCTGCGGCCGCTGACCAAGGCGACCGGGGTGAGCGTGGACGACGTCGCCAAGCGGCTCATCGACTACGGGTTCCACGCGCCCACCATGTCGTTCCCCGTCGCCGGCACGCTGATGATCGAGCCGACCGAGAGCGAGGACCTCGCGGAGCTGGATCGTTTCTGCGAGGCCATGATCGCCATTCGCGCCGAGATCGAGAAGGTCGGCTCGGGCGAGTGGGACAAGGACGACAACCCGCTGCGCAACGCCCCGCACACCGCGGCCTCGGTCGCCGGTGCGTGGGAGCACCCCTACACCCGTGAAGAGGCCGTCTTCCCGGCCGGGGTGTCGGCGGCCGACAAGTACTGGCCGCCGGTGCGCCGTGTCGACGGCGCCTTCGGTGACCGCAACCTCGTCTGCTCCTGCCCGCCGCTGGAGGAGTACGAGGGCTGA
- a CDS encoding FHA domain-containing protein: protein MQQGFVLPHGRVCSGQGESPVKLFAKLFGKSARQDGGTARHRASRPVDGGEGAQEGRPLFRDQVGAPEGDVPGGSGASSVDPAQAGRIGFGAPATSSAGGGFALPVCTRCGHRNAEASRFCSNCGAPLRPGAVAERASETTSTISISGLEAYDSEATGQTPIPTLSPEAQAAVDALPLGSALLVVRRGPNSGSRFLLDADVTTAGRHPQSDIFLDDVTVSRRHVEFRREQDGTFTVTDVGSLNGTYVNREQIESVALSNGDEVQIGKYRLVFFGSQRAI, encoded by the coding sequence GTGCAGCAAGGGTTTGTCCTGCCCCACGGGCGGGTCTGTAGCGGTCAAGGGGAATCGCCCGTGAAGTTGTTTGCGAAGTTGTTCGGCAAGAGCGCACGCCAGGACGGCGGCACCGCCCGGCACCGGGCGTCCCGCCCGGTGGACGGCGGCGAGGGGGCCCAGGAGGGCCGCCCCCTCTTCCGGGATCAGGTCGGAGCCCCCGAAGGGGATGTTCCGGGCGGTTCGGGCGCGTCCTCTGTTGACCCTGCCCAGGCGGGGCGCATAGGTTTCGGGGCACCAGCGACCTCGAGTGCGGGTGGAGGGTTTGCCTTGCCGGTCTGTACGAGGTGTGGCCACCGGAACGCCGAGGCCAGCCGGTTCTGCTCCAACTGCGGTGCGCCGCTCCGGCCCGGTGCCGTGGCCGAGCGTGCCTCGGAGACGACGTCGACCATCTCCATCTCCGGTCTCGAGGCGTACGACTCCGAGGCCACCGGCCAGACGCCCATCCCGACGCTGTCCCCCGAGGCCCAGGCGGCCGTGGACGCGCTGCCGCTGGGTTCGGCGCTGCTGGTGGTCCGCAGGGGCCCGAACTCCGGCAGCCGCTTCCTTCTGGACGCGGACGTCACCACGGCCGGCCGTCACCCGCAGAGCGACATCTTCCTCGACGACGTCACGGTCTCGCGCCGGCACGTGGAGTTCCGCCGCGAGCAGGACGGCACGTTCACCGTCACCGACGTCGGCAGCCTCAACGGCACGTACGTCAACCGTGAGCAGATCGAGTCGGTCGCGCTCTCCAACGGCGACGAGGTACAGATCGGCAAGTACCGGCTGGTCTTCTTCGGCAGCCAGCGGGCCATCTGA
- a CDS encoding DUF881 domain-containing protein: MCGMSQQPPVRSTSSPPPRPDASMSLLTNVMDHSLDDGYAEAAARRAEGDKGLPGTLRAKLGVAGALLLAAVVVTLGAAQARISAPTLAKERQQLIGRIEAETSAADTLQKNVDTLRDSVGNKQRDALRKHGGDKAELVSLLAGATTVHGPGIKLVVDDAKQAKSGSGGPRENTGFSDTGRVRDRDMQRIVNGLWQSGAEAISVNGQRLTALSAIRAAGDAILVDNKPLVPPYTVLAIGDGQRLSTAFQDSADGQYLHVLQQNYGVRASISAQDEVRLPPAPSLIVRTAKPGKGTS; this comes from the coding sequence ATGTGCGGCATGTCGCAGCAGCCCCCCGTTCGGAGCACCTCGTCGCCGCCTCCGCGCCCCGACGCCTCGATGTCGCTGCTGACCAATGTGATGGATCACAGCCTCGACGACGGCTACGCGGAGGCCGCGGCCCGGCGTGCCGAGGGCGACAAGGGCCTGCCCGGGACGCTGCGGGCCAAGTTGGGAGTGGCCGGAGCCCTGCTGCTGGCCGCGGTGGTGGTGACCCTGGGGGCGGCTCAGGCGCGGATATCGGCACCGACGCTGGCCAAGGAGCGGCAGCAGCTGATCGGTCGGATCGAGGCGGAGACCTCGGCCGCGGACACGCTGCAGAAGAACGTCGACACCCTGCGGGACTCGGTCGGCAACAAGCAGCGCGACGCCCTGCGGAAACACGGCGGGGACAAGGCGGAGTTGGTGTCCCTGCTGGCCGGTGCGACGACTGTCCACGGCCCCGGGATCAAACTGGTCGTCGACGATGCGAAACAGGCCAAATCGGGTAGTGGCGGGCCGCGGGAGAACACCGGCTTCTCCGACACCGGGCGGGTACGCGACCGTGACATGCAGCGCATCGTGAACGGACTGTGGCAGTCGGGCGCGGAGGCGATCTCCGTGAACGGTCAGCGTCTGACGGCGCTGTCGGCGATCAGGGCCGCCGGGGACGCCATACTGGTGGACAACAAGCCGTTGGTGCCGCCGTACACGGTGCTGGCGATCGGGGACGGGCAGCGGCTGAGCACCGCGTTCCAGGACAGTGCCGACGGCCAGTACCTGCACGTGCTCCAGCAGAACTACGGGGTCCGCGCCAGCATTTCCGCCCAGGACGAGGTCCGGCTGCCGCCCGCGCCGAGTCTGATCGTACGTACCGCAAAGCCAGGGAAGGGCACATCGTGA
- a CDS encoding bifunctional nuclease family protein, with protein MNELDVVGVRVEMPSNQPIVLLREVGGDRYLPIWIGPGEATAIAFAQQGMAPARPLTHDLFKDVLEAVGQQLAEVRITDLREGVFYAELVFASGVEVSARPSDAIALALRTGTPIYGSDGVLDDAGIAIPDEQEDEVEKFREFLDQISPEDFGSSNQ; from the coding sequence GTGAACGAGCTCGATGTCGTGGGTGTCCGGGTGGAAATGCCCTCAAACCAGCCGATCGTGCTCCTGCGGGAAGTGGGAGGCGACCGCTACCTCCCCATCTGGATCGGACCGGGGGAGGCGACGGCGATCGCCTTCGCCCAGCAGGGGATGGCGCCGGCCCGCCCGCTGACCCACGACCTTTTCAAGGACGTGCTGGAGGCGGTCGGACAGCAGCTCGCGGAGGTGCGCATCACGGACCTGCGCGAAGGGGTCTTCTATGCGGAGCTCGTCTTCGCCAGTGGCGTGGAGGTCAGCGCGAGGCCCTCCGACGCCATAGCGCTTGCACTGCGCACCGGCACGCCGATCTACGGCAGTGACGGGGTGCTGGACGACGCGGGCATCGCCATTCCGGACGAGCAGGAGGACGAGGTGGAGAAGTTCCGCGAGTTCCTCGACCAGATCTCGCCCGAGGACTTCGGCAGCAGCAACCAATAA